cggtagggtggtaactagccacggccgaagcctcccaccagccagacctggacaaataaCCTAATCGACCCATTGCCTTTTTTTCGAAATAGAGGCGCACGATAAGTGTGTGATATACCTACTCTAGATATCTCTATGGGCGATGCTACATTAATGCGTTGCGTTGACGCACGTCATCATAGTGCAAGATGACGCACAACCCAGTCAGTCTGAACAATGCTTGCAAAACCAATGCGTCGAAACCAATGAGACGACGCAAAGTTTTAATGTTGCAGGTCGCAAGACGACGCACAACCCAGTCAGTCTGAACAATGCTTGCAAAACCAATGCGTCGAAACCAATGAGACGACGCAAAGTTTTAATGTGGCAGGTCATTTAGAATTTTATGCAAAAAGATGCACCGTCGACGCAACTAACGCTAGCCACATacagtcaattattctcacgtttctgtagcacccacgactataattgatcgtgtgttggctGCGTACAtaacttgtatagtatgccgcttGGGTACGgttttgcttttcagaaacgtgagaataattgaccgtcaatggcgaccttaataTTTCATACGTGACGTGTTATACTTATCATTTACTGTTATCACCTGATGGACCTGATggtatgagccgtgatagcttagtggatatgacctctgcctccgattctggagggtgtgggttcgaatcctgtccggggcatgcacctccaacttttcagttgtgtgcatttttaaaaattaattatcacgtctcaaacggtgaaggaaaacatcgtgaggaaacctgcataccagagaattttcttaattctctgcgtgtgtgaagtctgccaatccgcattgggccagcgtggtggactattggcctaacccttctcattctgagaggagactcgagctcagcagtgagccgaaatgggttgataacgtaactgTTATCAATATTTCCTCTACCCACGATATCAATATCACTTTCATTGTGTGTCgagatttacaaaaaatcaataAGTAAGTATGCCAGATAGGTTCAATGTCCTTGGAATTCAGTAAACAAGGTATCAAACCAGCAGTTAATATTAGgtagttttaatatattaaccatttaattatgaaaaaatattgagtcttcttaataatattttacacgaTACGAGTGTTATAATCAAAAACACATACTTAATAGTTAGTTATAAGTTCagaaattggtatttttttagcCTAAACACTATACTACATCATTTAAATACTATTCTATGATCTTTGGATCCACACAATAGTATAAAGacatacaatttatataaagaaaactaaaattaaatcatcACGCCTTGTTTTGACGGAAAGGAAATCAATAGTTTAAAAGGCCCAGCCTACCCCACTATGACTGAAGGACTGCTATAGTCAGATATACCCCACTTATTCGTCGCAGTGATGTGAAATATCACAAACCGATGatttgtagcgaatgacgtcacagtttatgattggcgtttgctgTGACgtcttaaaaatacaattttgttttataaaaatataacaatgacgagattattttcacaaataaaaatgtgattagttTTGTAGGCATCTAAactctatgcaaaaaatcttcttagttttatacagcaggcgagtagcctattgtaTATAAGGTATTCAAGTTTCCAGATCCTGAATAGTACGtatttttttggatatttttgACGGGATATCATAAAGACTCATGTCTTTAGTTGCCAGACTAAGCAGACATGTCTTAGCTTTGTGGCAACCCTTTGGTAGAGACCTTTAAGTTGATCTTCAACAATGTTTCACGAAGAGTTGCCGCAAATTTAAGTGACGATTGGAAAcatgatttcaaaaaaatattccataaaCTTTAAGAGATTTAAACAGATCAATAGAAAGAACATAttaacgattttatttttctctttttagagTGAAACatatatgaatttataaaaattttgctaaaaaagatttaatttttctgtttttaatatGTCCGTAGCTGACCGTAAACACCATATGGGCAATCACGTTCACTTATTTcacatattttgattttaacacaaggAAGGATGAGCTTAAACTCTATAAAacgaggtatgtctggctatcgcattCTCTCAGTCCATATAAACTTATACTACAGCCCTTcgtgatgagtactgtttaccaacaaagaaattagaaatgaaggtagaagacgcatgtcatttcataacttatttattttaaattatgtatggtttgtgtATAAATGGTTATAAGAAACATaataaccatatctaattgttctaagcttattaatcaaatttattttcattaatttaagaacaagtataattattattaggtgtgaaatgactagtggaaatgagggtataaattaccctaatttttaattaaatttgttggtaaacagtatttcaACAGTAAGGCTGTAGTATATCCAGCAATCTCGGAGTAGGTAACGACACTGGGTCTATGTTCTTAGTACTTCTGTTCCACTAGCCTGGCTCTATCGTACTGGGCATCCATTTCAAACTTATGGTAGGTCATGTAGATCATCCTCAGGATCAACGCATAGATAACtgaaacaacaataaatacttattgatttttaatacCTTTTCAGAAATATATCTAAACACTAGCCTACGACGCGCAGTTCcacgcgcgtggttcccgttcaagtaggaatacgaggataatatatggccttcctcgataaatgggctatctaatactgaaagaatttttcaaatcggaccagtagttcctgagataagggcattcaaacaaacaaactcttcagctttataatattagtattcatTTATAGATATTCTGCGTACGTTTTTTAATTTGATCATAATAAgccagttgaatttttttaatggtcttcaattttttcattatcgttctagtagattgaaaaaatcatattttttgataCGTGATtgcatgaaaatttaaatttttaaatattttttgacaattcgagccaaaacgcctgtcggccatgatggtctatatttcaactgtttcatgacagTAACTtcaacaaatcccttacaaacggagcgtttgacaaaaatattagttaacaatttacTTTGACGTTTTTTTTGACgaagtttggaaaatttaaaaaaaaatctaaaaatattcaTCCTAACTTCACACTCTACTAGAGgaagaaccctaaaaagtattttactgcattttattttacgacattGTCGGCTTGCTTAATGTACACAAATTACAGGTTTCTATTTACTAAACAGCGGGCGGACAGACGGAAAGACATGGCGAATCTAGGAAGAGTTCTCGGAAAACGGAGCTCTAAAATATATCTGAAAATGTGGTGAATTAGTTAGTCTTACCGCATACGCCGAAAACGATTAAGGAAGTCTCCAGAGTGTAGGATCCAGAGGCGATCGCAATCACCACCCCGAAGATACCCAAGCATTTGGTGATCACGGAATAAATGAAGTATACTTTCACGTAAATCGCCTTTTTCTGCAACatgttttaaatacatttaagaaAGTATTTTAACTCGattgcgtcagaaggagggtagtGTTTTTGgagcgtatgtatgtattgtatgtgtgtatgtatctCCATTTCTTTGTCACGCCCAATAGACTAGACGACTAGTATTTGAGTTTGTCAGAACTGTGATAGTGACTgttattactgttttaacacTAATCATCAAAAAGTATACCAATTATATTGGAACCATAGAAgaattagttatatttaaaataaaaggtatgtcttaaagaaacaaaatttgaaACTAGATGGTTTGTATAGAGAAGATGAATAAAGGATAGTCTCCTTTCATTCATACTCTCTATGCACACCGGCGGTGAAATCGGCTCTACTAATAGggatttatatgtatacaggaTACAGCAAAActaatcaaaaaaaattttaaggGAAAAGCCAAGAAGAACGTTCCTGAATCAAATCGGGtacattttcaataaaaatacgaaCTAATAAGAATGATGAGTATAGAAGAAGCAAAGAAGATATGTTAGAAGCTAGTTAGAAGAACGGAGTAGTATTTATGTACCTGTTGATTATTATCATCTATGTATGGAATATAGATTGTATTGTTTCAAAATGGCCACTAATATTCGAACACAGGTGGACATCATGACGGTGGAATAACTCAATAattagtgaccctgctttctgaaTCCAAATCCGTGAGTTTTCGTAAGTAACTATGGACCTTATTAGACTGTTCAGTCATTCAGGGCATTCGAACGAGTTTTGCTTGGAGTTtatctacgtgatcgaatcagaaatgaggagatccgcaaacaAGCTggtgaacgttggggtccctaggtgctggaatgaatcccctaggtgaaccgaggacatcaagcgggttgcaggaatgcgaccgctggatgctggcggccgaGTCCTTGCGAGAGAGGTCTTTGTTTAGCAGTGGATGGCCATCCATCGGCGGTTAAAGATGATGATACgtgtatattattatcatcataatcattatcaacccctattcggctcattgctgagctccagtctcctctcagaatgagaggggttagccaatagtccaccacgctggcccaatgcggattggcagacttcacatatgcagagaattaagaaagttctctggtatgcaggtttcctcacgatgttattatataatattttatatgtattataaaataactatcagataTTTTGGCACAAATAACACAAGCTTACACAGAACGCTTTTCGGGTTAGATAGCGATGTATtcttctaatattattaaacgtaCCTGTACAAGTCCTTTTATAAGCACGATGGTAAAGGCGAACGGGACCAGTAAGAAGCAGAGGATGACGCCCAGAGCAAAGTTAGTGGTCAGAGCGCCCGCAAATACAATGCCCCTCGACTCGGGGTCCAAGTCTGTATGCGACGCTGCCGACAGTAAGATGTTCGTGTACACCAGCATACCAACCGTGAACAGGAGCCCCAGGCTGTTTAGTATCTGAAATAATGATCATCATTAGATTAAAGggggccttagtccaccacgctagcccaatgcggattcacaGACTTCACACTTcttcaagaaaattctcaggtttgcagatttcctcacgatgttttcctatatggataacatcgtgaggaaatatggatgtttggatgttttttttttattattctttacaagttagcccttgacaacaatctcacctgatggtaagtgatgatgttatctaagatggaagcggactaacttgttaggggaaggatgaaagtccacaccccttgcggtttctaaacgacatcgtaccggaacgctaaatcgcttggcggtacgtctttgtcggtagggtggtatctagccacggccggagcctcccaccagccaaattttaagtaagtttggatgtttgttactctttaacgccgctactactgaagcgatttggctgaaatttggaatggaaatagaaaatgagaaattgaaaagttggaggtgcatgccccggaccggattcgaacctacgcactccaaatcgaaggcagaggtcaagttcattttcttgtaagaaatatCCCAATAACGTACCtactttttttgttggcctaACCCGGGTTTCCAACCTTGGACCTCATCGGGACCAGTGAGTTAGTTATAAGAAAAACTTACCATGCTGATGATAGCAAAGATGAGGGAGCCAGTCTCCACTTCGATGCAGTGCATACATTTCCCGTTGTAACACATGATGGAActggaaattaaataacataaaattttgaaaaacccccgaatgctcagaccaattatagaaggacctgtatcgcacttatagtcacaaacaaaattgtctgtcattttctgaggaaaacgagcttagatttctagtttagtatatatCTTATGTAAAAGGCGACCCGAAGGATATTGGGAACTATAGACCTATAAGTCTGCTGCCAAGcgtattttttgctttttagtttaggttaatttttgagttggaagtcggttgaattttttttattaaaatttttatttttaatttttagtgttagcacacctgagtgtgaacaaaaattaatgagcaattagttgaaacgttattttcttatgataagtatctaagtcctacaatcccaattttaataaaatactaccttaactcatatacaaaatttcactccccctttatccacacgtaatatgaatattcagaaaaacgtgaaaggtgactgtcctccgtcttcatcaccagaccccctttgcagtcacaatccatatgggtggaaagttctcatcaatataaaatttatcaagtccaaacacaaggtagctactgtgaaccgtcgaagagttcccttaactctccttcatcttcatcaccagacctctaatacagtcacaacctatccaggtggaaagttctcatcaatacaaaattatcaagtcaaaacacaaggtagctactgtgaaccgtcgaggaattcccttaactatccttcgtcttcatcaccagaccccttatacagtcacaacccatctaggtggaaagttctcatcaatacaaatttatcaagtccaaacacaaggtagctacagtGAACCGTCGAGAAGTTCTGttcactgtcctttgtcttcatcatcagacccttaatacagtcacaacccatctaggtggaaagttctcatcaatacaaataaatcaagcccaaacaaaaggtacctgctgtaaatcgttgacgagttccatcgtatcagctccatcatcagaccaactccagaccttcataaaattgtagtggtttaaaataccttatggaaacactaacaaacgcactagccgtctctacgattttcgaaagttcccctcgatttctccaagatgccatcatcagatcttgacatgaaaaaaatgggaccaccctggaatcaaacccttcaaaacaaaaaaagaattttcaaaatcggtcaacaaatgacggaattatcgctggacatacataaaaaaaaaaaaaaaaaaaaacatacatacagccgaacgtagaacctcctcctttttggaagtcggttaataaaagtaATCAAAAGTATATACAGGAAAAGTAAAAGCAGAGTTAAACTAGAAACGGCAGGTCCTTGGTTCCCTGTAATGAGAGGCGTAAGACAGGGGGACCCGCTCTCTCCTATACTGTTTATAGCCACATTAGAGTCTATAATAAGCAAGCTTGACTGGAATGATTGCGGTATAAAAGTAAAAACGAATTATCTAAGTCACCTACGTTTCGCCGACGACTTGGTGCTAATATCAGAGAACGGAAATGAACTACAACGcatggtagagtcactaaatAAAGCTAGCAAGCTCGCCGGGCTAGAAATGAACCTCACTAAAACTATGGTAATGACCAACAGCACCAAGGTACAAATATATGTCGATAACGAGCTTCTCCAGTATACCGAAAAATACAAGTCTACCTAGGCAAGCAAATAAGCTTCGACAAACTAAACAGCTACCAGGAGGTAGAGCGCAGGGCCCAGTTAACATGGAATAAGTACTGGagctttaaagaaatatttaagagAAACATGCCAACCAAGCTGAAGACTAAGGTCATGAATTCTTGCCTTATACCATGCCTAACCTATGCTTGTCAGACATGGAAGTTTAACAAAaacatcataaataaaattataacatgcCAACGAGGAATGGAGCGGAGCAtgctaaacataaaaaaaaataaataaaataagacataCTAAAATACGCAACCTCACAAAAGCAACAGACGGCCTAGCTCAAGCTCTAGcattaaaatggaagtgggcaggACACATAGCTCGTCTGCAAGATCAAAGATGGACAAAAAGAGTGACAGAGTGGAGGGGGTATATCTTATGAAATGGGCAGATCCAATAGGCACAAGACCGAGAGGCCGCCCAGCTGCTAGATGGGTAGATGAAATAGAGGCGACAGCGGGAGTGAAATGGCAAGAGGCAGCTAAAGATAGGGAAAAGTGGAAaacattggaggaggcttttatCCTTAGgaggtaaatataaaaataaataaataaaaaacgtgtaaatatagacaaaaaaaaaaacaaatttattttagatatgTTATTTCAGATTGTGTGgtagtttttaagatttatatgaaattcaataaagctttattattattattattattattattatatatcttatactaaactagaagtttttgtccgttttttacaccactcAACTACACaacaaggtatttttacggagctctttaaccgacgaatacgTTTACAACTATTtgacatcgattctgtagagacagcatttataatcgcattagatcgtcgaTCATATAGTTTGACACAAAAGTAacacctagcgaggcaggtcctatacaatagttggtctgagcccgaatgtcatgaaattattaaatactctttcgatcaagtcatcaatattcttctTCAGtgagctttcatttgagacccttTTTTAAGATACTTTTGAGTGTGGATGTCTTTTAATGAGTTCAGTCGAATACTAGGGTGTGCCCACCCTTACTTTAATTAAtaggttattaataaaaaccaaattagtgaCCACCACTTCAGAAGGCACATTCTACTGAGAATAGAGCACCTACTAAGACCGCATTCAGCGGTTTAGACGAGAAACGGTGACATACAGACAGCTAGTCATATATCACACGATCCTCTGCCTACCTCATTCAGTCACTTCCTATAtcgatactagctgacgccgcgcggttttacccgcgtggttcacgttcccgtatgaatcaagggataatatatagcctatagccttcctcgataaatgggctatctaacactgaaagaatttttcaaatcggaccagtagttcctgagattagcgcgttcaaccaaacaaactcttcagctttataatattagtgtgatctaGCACAAAACGTTTCACATCGACGTtactaataagaacagcgaagatgtggaatgcccttctggCTTGTGTTTCCTTAAACTTATGAATTGATTACGTCACTActtgattttatataattatgcaatttcttgatttatttatagatattgATGATTGGATATCACAATTCGGATTAATAACAAACCTTAGAGAGGaattttttattctgttttccTTATCGAAACCGGTTATAATGCGAGCAGTGACGGTGGGGTATTTTGTTCGAGCTACGGTATTTTTATGTGggtatttactcgtatttacCAATATCTATACCCACTTACATTATATGTCAAGATTtaatactgttagatatgttacgtgcctacaaaattaccgcaaagtCAGgcaaagtgatctgaatttagcaaatccactaagcgcacacatgcacaatgcatgactattatttatttatatgtataacttttggtgtttactatgcgactaaattaaattaagacaattagccacttttgtacGCCTCAATTTCCACGCGCTAATagcatatctaatagtataaaatctttgagaCGCTTAAGTTTGTATGATTAAAAATTTAGGCGTCTGTGTTATTTCAAAAGAACTGTCTTTCCTCGTGTGCTTTTAGTTTTTTTCACGACATTGAAACacgaactttttaaaaaattgtttgtaatatgtctgtttgtccaggttAATCTCTGTTAGCCTGACAGACATATTACAAatcgactgaaccgatttgggaCTCTCAATGGAAAAAGAGGTGGTACCTATTAAGCAACATatactttttatcgcgaaaaaatccatggtttcccgagatttccaaaaactgatgattttgatgatatgaatgtttgttactctttcacgcttcgactactgaaccgaattagctgaaatttggtattgagatatattatagcctggattaacacataggctgcttttaacggaaaaatccatggttcccgagggatttgtgcaaaactaaactccacgagaacgaagtcgcgggcgtccgctagtaataatataatcaggGACTTATTATTAAGGTTACAAAACAGGTATACTCATACGTCATACCTATTCTTGACATGGCCACAGAATACATGTACCTACAAGCCTAAATTGATAATGTCCTGAATTTCGTCTAAATGTTCGTCTCAAGCCTTCCCCTTCCAATACTCCAAACAAAAGTTTAAAGACGTTCTAAAGTGGCGTTAAATATGGCCCATTTACAGAATGTTTTTTCTACCTACATGCACGCTTCTCGGAAACGcctttgtttatttatcctaTGAGTAGGTAGCTCGAACGCAGAAGCTCGGCGAAATACTCAGAATGCTTATCTACAGGAATGTAAATAGACAAAACAACGTTGAATATGAACAGAACACTTATGTAAATTATGATGCCATCTATACCTATTTAATgtccatcattatcaaccgatggacgtccactgctggacctaAGCctgttgcatggacttccaaacaaaacggtctcgagccgccagcatccaacggctccttGCAACCAGCTTCATGTATtccgtccacctagtggggggtttccattgcggggtcgccattccagcaccaagagaccccaaagtccatcggctcttcgaacgtgacctgccacttcagcttcgcgactcgctgagctaggtacgtcagtgactttggttcgtctgcggatctccttatttctgatgcgatcacgcagagaaaccccaagcatagctcgctccatcacccgctgagtgactttgaccCTTCTAATAAGACCTATGGTTAGCGAAGGAACAAAAAATGTAAAGTATTgcaaatatgtaggtacctatgacTACCTATCTCCTTGTAGGTTAGGCACTTAATAGTTGGTTGTTACTCAATATCTTGAAAACTTTTTATCCATACCTAGGTTTTTGCagttttcagtttttcacaaatccaatTTTCAGGGATAACTCATTAACCTCCGCTATCTTCAAGTgtaagtcccattaaaatcgaaCAAAAACCGTTCTATCCAGAAAGttcgttttttattttagtatcatGTAAAATCATGTAAATAACTAGGGTAAGTTCGCCTGTTCGCGTCCATCGCCCAATTCGCGTCCATTGTACGGAACTCCCTTTGAAAACTCTCGAAATTAAGTATACTAACACACTATATTTTTAGTGAtccaaaaagaattttcaatgaGGGCGAAAGTGGTTTTGCTCTTTGTCCAAAGACAGGAAATGTTTTAGgtgatttattaatgttaatatgttgatttttaaataactataattctataatcaataaattattaaaatccaatttgtttttatattatcataaaaatatcatcCCTTTATTCCTTGTCTAAGCAGGTGGACGCCAAGTGGTCCAGCGGGTGGACGCAAATTGGATTTTATGGACGCAAACTGGGTAAATGGcccatttctgatttttaaacaaaaaactacaaGATGTTTCGAACAAAACTAAACGTTACCTTAAAATAGACTATTATAATgaatacattaaataaacttttcattaaattagtgctacgacatttttatttt
This sequence is a window from Bicyclus anynana chromosome 16, ilBicAnyn1.1, whole genome shotgun sequence. Protein-coding genes within it:
- the LOC112057838 gene encoding uncharacterized protein LOC112057838 isoform X1 — its product is MGSFCHDFFSLCNVLHNIVVIGSCFGKISSIMCYNGKCMHCIEVETGSLIFAIISMILNSLGLLFTVGMLVYTNILLSAASHTDLDPESRGIVFAGALTTNFALGVILCFLLVPFAFTIVLIKGLVQKKAIYVKVYFIYSVITKCLGIFGVVIAIASGSYTLETSLIVFGVCVIYALILRMIYMTYHKFEMDAQYDRARLVEQKY
- the LOC112057838 gene encoding uncharacterized protein LOC112057838 isoform X3; this encodes MCYNGKCMHCIEVETGSLIFAIISMILNSLGLLFTVGMLVYTNILLSAASHTDLDPESRGIVFAGALTTNFALGVILCFLLVPFAFTIVLIKGLVQKKAIYVKVYFIYSVITKCLGIFGVVIAIASGSYTLETSLIVFGVCVIYALILRMIYMTYHKFEMDAQYDRARLVEQKY